In Bradyrhizobium paxllaeri, the genomic stretch CGCACGTTGCGGACGTTGGCACGGAACATGACGTCGAAGGCGTCGCCCGCCACTGGCACCAGGCCGACTGCGCCGTCGACCGCGACATTGGCGAGCATCCGCGCCGTGATGTGCCAGGGCGCCCCGAGCGCCCGCGCCTCGCGGACGATCCACAGCGAAATCGCCGTCGTGATGATATCGCCGATCACCGGGATCAGGCCGATCAGCCCGTCGATGCCGTAGCGGAAATTGGTGCCGGGCACGATGAAGGCGACGTCCAGAAGCTTTGCGATGGCGTCGAGCCGCGCGATCCGCTGCTCGCGCGTCAGCTCACCGAACGGATTGGCGGCGGAATGGCCGAAATCGAACCGCAAGCCCTCGAACTGCGTGTGCAGGTTCGCTTCGGGAAGTTCGCGCCCTTCCTGGTCGATGACCGGGCCGCGCCCGGCCGCGCGCGTCCGGGAGGATGGCCCGGAGCGTGACCGCGGTGGCGTATAGATATCGTCGTTTGACATGGTCATCAGATGGTAACGCGAATACGAGGTGCAAGTTGCGTCAAATTATCGCTTGTGACCTGTCGGCACCGACGGTCGCATGGTTCGAGATGCACGGCATTGCCGCACCCCTCACCTGGTCTCGGCCGTCATCCTGAAGGAGGTGCGCAAGCGCCGCCTCGGAGGATGCACCTCAGCCCCACTCTCTCACCATCATTGCGAGCGAAGCGAAGCAATCCATAGCGTCACACGCCAAAATGCGGATTGCTGCGGCTCCTCGCAATGACGGTGGATACAGCTTCGCGATCCCGCGACACGAATTGCCCGAGCTTGGCGGGAGAAATCTCCGAAATCCCGTCGGCCGCCCCTGACAGGATTTTCCTGACGTTTCCAGCTCAGGCACCATCCTAATATGTCGCACCGTTTGCGCGAGGCATGGGGGCGCAAACCGACCGGTTCACGGTCACCACAACGGTCGAAAGCACGAGGTGATGACAGGTGAGAAGACTAGCCCATCTTGCAGTTACATTCTTTCTAGCCATGGCGAGCGCGACTTTCGTGGCGTATTCGTTGGCCCACGTCGCGCACTACAATCTGGGAGTGCCCGGCTCTGCCCTTCGCGAGCAGGCCCTGATTTGCGCGGCTCTTATCTTTGGCCTCGTCACGATCGAATTTCTCGTAAGCAAGGAGTGAGCGGAGGTGAGCCGGCAATGAGGATCATCGATCTGGTTGTCGCGCTCATTTTCTTCGTCGCGAGCGCCGGCGTGGCCGCCTTCCTGATGGCGGCTTTCATCCACTACGGGCTGGGAGTTCCTCCTGCGGTACTGAGGCTCGACGCCCTTGTTTCCGCGGGCCTCGTCAGCCTTGTGCTTCTGATGACGACGATAAGGATCAATAGCGAAGATTAGCGGACGAACTTTTATCGACAAATCTGGTGCAGGACGGGGGCTCGAAATGTTCACCAGCAAAACGGTCAGCAAACCACCTCTGGCCTACTGCGTACCGTGTCTGGAACGGACGCCGCACCGTTACGAGCGGCTCGGCGTCAATGGCCAGCTTACATCCAGAGCCATCTGCCTGGTCTGCAACAACGACTCGCGTGAAGGCTTAGCGCGCCAAAAAACAGCCGACTCATCTCCATAAGCAACGTGGACGCTGTCCGGTGCGTCGAATTTCGGGGTGACAGTTGACAGGTTTTTCCTGACGCGCCGTCGCAGGATTGAGCCTTAGGATGGCGATTCGAGCGAGGTGTGTAACTTCCAGGGAGCGGGCGGTGGACCGAACGAATGACAAGTCTCTCCAGCAGCACCGGAGCA encodes the following:
- a CDS encoding DUF4112 domain-containing protein, which produces MTMSNDDIYTPPRSRSGPSSRTRAAGRGPVIDQEGRELPEANLHTQFEGLRFDFGHSAANPFGELTREQRIARLDAIAKLLDVAFIVPGTNFRYGIDGLIGLIPVIGDIITTAISLWIVREARALGAPWHITARMLANVAVDGAVGLVPVAGDAFDVMFRANVRNVRMLRRWLDKQPRQ